GACGCGACGCTGCTGATTACCACTGGCAACCCGCTCGACTACCTGGCGAACGTGGAGCAGGCGTACGTGCAGGGTCGCGCGATCGACATGAACGACATCTTCCGGCAATTGTACGAGAAGTACTCCGAGAAGGTGCGCCAGTCGCGCGTCACGGTGGACGAGGTGACGCAGCAGCAGTAGCGGCGGCGCCATGCGAGGACGGAGTGGGACCGGCTGCCCGTGCAGTCGGTCCCACTTTGTTTGAGGGGCTGCGGCCCCCGGCCAGGGCACTGCCAACGGCTCCCTGTACGCGGTGCGTGCGCGTGGCGTATGATGTGCGCTCCGTCGCCTGCACCTTCAACCGACCTGGGGACGCCATGCGAATCGGCATCATCGGAGCGGGCAACATCGGCGGCACCCTCACCCGCCGGCTGACAGCAATCGGCCACGACGTCATGGTCGCGAACTCGCGCGGGCCGGAAACGCTTGCGGAGCTGGCCTGGGAAACGGGGGCCAAGGCCGTGACGGCGCGCGATGCGGTGCGCGACCGTGACCTCGTGGTGGTCACCATCCCCGAGGGAAGAGTCCGGGAGTTGCCGCGCGACCTCTTCGACGACGTGCCGGCCGCGACCGTGGTCGTCGATACCGGCAACTACTACCCGCAGCGCGACGGCCGCATCGACGGCATCGAGAGCGGAACGACCGAGAGCCGCTGGGTCGAGCGCCAGCTCGGCCGGCCGGTCGTGAAGGCGTTCAACAACATCCGCGCACAGCACCTGATGGACCTCGGCCGGCCCGCCGACGACCCCGACCGGATCGCGCTGCCCGTCGCGGGCGACGACCCGGACGCAAAGGGCATAGTCATGCGGCTCGTCGATGAGCTCGGCTTCGACCCCGTCGACGCAGGCGACCTCGACGAGTCGTGGCGGCAACAGCCCGGCACCCCCGTCTACACGGCCGACCTGGACGCAGCCGGCGTCCGCCGCGCGCTCGAGCAGGCCAGCCCGGAGCGACCGCCCGGCTTCCGCGCATCCTGATTTTTCTGCCATGGACCAACTTCCGCTGATCCGCGTCGATACGCTCCTGCCGGTGCTCGACCTCACCGGCACATTTGTGTTCGCACTGAGCGGCGCAATGGTCGGCGTCCGACACCGCTTCGACCTGTTCGGCCTGCTCGTGCTCGCATTCGCGGCGGGCAATGTCGGAGGCATCACGCGTGACCTGCTGATCGGTGCGGTGCCGCCCCCGGGGATTGCGGACTGGCGCTACATCGCCGTGCCGATTCTCGCCGGGCTGCTCACCTTCCGCTGGCACGACGTCATCGATCGAATGCGCAGCCCCGTCCTCGTCCTCGACGCAGGTGGCCTGGCCCTGTTCGCCGTTTCCGGCGCGCTCAAGGCACTCGACTACCAGCTCGGTCCGTTGACGGCGATTGTCCTCGGCATGCTGACGGGAATCGGCGGAGGCATGCTGCGCGACGTCCTGGCGAACGAGGTGCCCGCCGTGCTGCGCGGCGACGTGTACGCCGTCGCCGCACTGGCCGGCGCCGCCGTGGTGGTCGCTGGGCGCGCACTGGACCTGCCGACCACCCTCGTGGTGGTCGCCGGCGCAGCACTCTGCTTCGGACTCCGGCTCCTCGCGATCCGCAGACGCTGGCAGTTGCCCGTCGCGCGCGAAAGCGGCGGATGATGCGGGGCTACGCGCCCGCGCAGTCCGCCCCGGCCATCCGCGCCGCACCGCCACTGCGCCTGACCTGCACGTAGTAATCGACGTCCACGTCGAGTGCATCCGGTTCGCGCAGTGCGACGTCCACACTGCTCCACTCGCTCGTGGGTCGCAGCACCGTGCACGCATCCGGCCCCGTTCGCACCTCGACCGGCATCGCGAACCCGTCCACTACGTCGGTCCAGCGGTAGCGCAGTGTCGAGCCGTCCAGCGTGTACTCCAGCGTCGGGATCATCGTCGTCGTCAGGTACTGCCGGAACACCGGCGCGAGGTCCGAATCGGTGCGCTCGTCCATGTAGCGCTGCACCTGCTCACCCGTGACGACCTGGTGGCGAAATTCACTGTTGAGGCCGCGCAGGATCTCGCGCCAGCGATCGTCGTCGCCCACGAGCTGACGCATAGTGTGCAGCATGTTGCCGCCCTTGTTGTACATGTCGCCCGAGCCTTCCGCGTTCACCCCGTACTCGGGGATGATCGGGCGGTCGTTCAGGATGCCGTCCCGCAGGCCGTGCACGTACTCGGCACCGGCCCGCTCGTTCTTCTGGCACTCGACATAGAGCGCTTCGGCGTAGTTGCCGAACGCCTCGTGCACCCACATGTCCGCCAGGTCCGCCGTGGTTATGTTGTTGCCCCACCACTCGTGCGCGGTCTCGTGCACGATGATGAAGTCGAAGTCGAGACCGTGGCCGGTCCCCGACCGGTCCCTGCCGCGGTAGCCGTTCTGGTAGCCGTTGCCGTACGCGACCGCTGACTGGTGCTCCATGCCGAGGTGCGGCGTCTCGATCAGCTTGAAGCCGTCCTCGTACCAGGGATACGGGCCGAACCAGCGCTCGAAGCACGCGATCGTCGGCCGCACCTGCACGAACTGGCGACGCGCAGCATCCAGGTTGTAGTCCAGCGGCCAGTAGTCCAGCGTCAGCACCCCGGCCTCGCCCTCCATCACCTCGCCGAAATGCGCGTAGCTGCCCGCGTTGATCGCGATGTTGTAGTTGTTGATCGGGTTGCGCACGAACCACTCGAACGTCGCCGTGCTGTCGTCATTGATGACGGAGCGCAGCCGGCCGTTGGACACGTTCACCATCGGGTGCGGCACCGTGATCGCCACCCGCTGGCTGTCCGGCTCCTCCGCCTGCGTGTCCTTGTTCGGCCACCACACGCTCGCCCCGAGCCCCTGGTTCGCCGTGGCGACCCAAGGGCGATCCAGGCTGTCGCGCAAAACGATCAGACCGCCGTCCCACGGCGGGTTCTCCGCGACCTGCGGCCTGCCGTGGTAGTGCACCGTCACGGTCTGCAGCGTGCCGCTCTGCGGCGCCGCCGGCAGCGTCGCGAAGAACGCATTGCCATCCCGGCGGAACGGCAGCGATCGACCACCCTGCACGATGCTGTCGATCTCCAGCGGCTGCTGCAGGTCGATCTGCAGCTCACTGCCCGATGAAAGGACGCGGTACGTGATCGCGTTCGAGCCGGCGATGCTGCTGTCCGCCGGGTCCACGCGCACCTCGAGATCGTAGAAGACGACGTCCCACCACGACCGCGCCGGGCCGATCGAGCCGCGCAGCGTGTCGGCGCGCGTGTACCCCGGGCGCTGCGGCTGCTGCTGCGCCGTTGCGCAGGCCGGAAGCGTGAAGGCGACCAGCACGAGAAACAGGAGGACGGGACGTCGCATGACCATCTCACTTGTGGTTCCGGTGGACGACTGCTGACGGATAGTAATCGCGGCACCGGGCTCATGCGCCAGTTCGGCCGCACGGGCCCACCCTGCCGGCGCCGTGGCCGCTGGCTCCACTTTACAGCGCCAAGGACTTGACCCGGGGCGGGCGGCACCCCTAGACTTCCGCTCATGACGCCGCAGCCCCAGCGCTCCGAGCCGATCGCCCTGCACGACCGGGCCATGGACAACCTCCGCTTCATCCGCCAGACGATGGAGCAGGCGACGGCGTTCACCGCGGTCCCCGGCCTGGCCGGCATCCTGATGGGCGTGACGGCACTGGGCGCGGCACTGGTCGCAGCGCAGCAGGACGTCGAGGTCGCCTGGCTGGCGG
This genomic window from Longimicrobiales bacterium contains:
- a CDS encoding NAD(P)-binding domain-containing protein — its product is MRIGIIGAGNIGGTLTRRLTAIGHDVMVANSRGPETLAELAWETGAKAVTARDAVRDRDLVVVTIPEGRVRELPRDLFDDVPAATVVVDTGNYYPQRDGRIDGIESGTTESRWVERQLGRPVVKAFNNIRAQHLMDLGRPADDPDRIALPVAGDDPDAKGIVMRLVDELGFDPVDAGDLDESWRQQPGTPVYTADLDAAGVRRALEQASPERPPGFRAS
- a CDS encoding trimeric intracellular cation channel family protein — encoded protein: MDQLPLIRVDTLLPVLDLTGTFVFALSGAMVGVRHRFDLFGLLVLAFAAGNVGGITRDLLIGAVPPPGIADWRYIAVPILAGLLTFRWHDVIDRMRSPVLVLDAGGLALFAVSGALKALDYQLGPLTAIVLGMLTGIGGGMLRDVLANEVPAVLRGDVYAVAALAGAAVVVAGRALDLPTTLVVVAGAALCFGLRLLAIRRRWQLPVARESGG
- a CDS encoding M1 family metallopeptidase; protein product: MRRPVLLFLVLVAFTLPACATAQQQPQRPGYTRADTLRGSIGPARSWWDVVFYDLEVRVDPADSSIAGSNAITYRVLSSGSELQIDLQQPLEIDSIVQGGRSLPFRRDGNAFFATLPAAPQSGTLQTVTVHYHGRPQVAENPPWDGGLIVLRDSLDRPWVATANQGLGASVWWPNKDTQAEEPDSQRVAITVPHPMVNVSNGRLRSVINDDSTATFEWFVRNPINNYNIAINAGSYAHFGEVMEGEAGVLTLDYWPLDYNLDAARRQFVQVRPTIACFERWFGPYPWYEDGFKLIETPHLGMEHQSAVAYGNGYQNGYRGRDRSGTGHGLDFDFIIVHETAHEWWGNNITTADLADMWVHEAFGNYAEALYVECQKNERAGAEYVHGLRDGILNDRPIIPEYGVNAEGSGDMYNKGGNMLHTMRQLVGDDDRWREILRGLNSEFRHQVVTGEQVQRYMDERTDSDLAPVFRQYLTTTMIPTLEYTLDGSTLRYRWTDVVDGFAMPVEVRTGPDACTVLRPTSEWSSVDVALREPDALDVDVDYYVQVRRSGGAARMAGADCAGA